The genome window ATTCAACTATTTTTGTGGGGTCCATTCCTTCTTCCTTTATTTCTTCTGCTGCTTCTGCTTCTTGTGAGTCTTGTGATTCATGAGGTGAGGCTTGTACAATCGGTTGATATAGAAAAAAGAGAGCTGCCATAACGAGTAGGACGACTTTCAACTTTGTTTTCAATTTTTTCACCTCGAAATAAGCGGTTTCCTAAGTTAATTGGGAATCATATTTAAAATAGTTTCTACTAAGACGGTTAAAATCGGAACAGCCATTGCCAATATCAATATCTTCCCTGCTAGTTCAATCTTAGATGCTATCGATCCTTGTCCAGCATCTTTTGTAATTTGCACAGCAAATTCTGCAATATAGGCAATACCAATTATTTTTAGAATCGTTTCGACATAAACGGTATTTACTTTTGCATTCAATGCTATCCTTTCCACCATTTGAATGATTGCAGCTATTTGGTCTACAAGAAAAAGAAAGATGGCACACCCGACAAAAACAACTAATAAAAAGGCGATATTTGGCTTTTGTTCTTTTACAACAAGTGCTAAAAATGTGGAAACAAGTGCAATTCCAACTATTTGAAGAATTTCAATGATGATATCCTCCCTTACCCTTGGAATAAAAATACTGCTTTAATTTTCTGGAATAAGTCATTTACAATATTCGCTACCATAAATAGAATGTAAATAAATCCAAATAATGTGACCCACTGTGCATATTCTTTTTTGCCGACTTGGTCGAGGATTGTGTGTAAAAAAGCAACAACGATTCCAACACCAGCGATTTTGAATATAATATCGACCTCTAAACCCATAAAAGTCTCCTCCTAAACTACATCAATAAAATGACAATCAGCAGACCCGAAAGAAATCCTAAGCTCCTTATCATTTTTTCATATTTCCCTTGTATTTCCCTTGCTTCCTCTTCTTCTCTTTCCAGATGGGTAAGTGTTAACATGATCTGCTTCTGCTGAGAAAAACGATCATGCCTTCCTAATGTTTCTCCAAATTGTTTCATAATTTCTAATTCTGAATCCTTCATCGCTGTTTTTTTCCAAATCTCATGCAAAGAGGCTGTCCATGCCTCTTTCACCGTTGTATCCTCTTTAAGCAAGCGTTCTGCAAAACCGGCAAAAAAGGAATGT of Niallia circulans contains these proteins:
- the spoIIIAC gene encoding stage III sporulation protein AC, which gives rise to MGLEVDIIFKIAGVGIVVAFLHTILDQVGKKEYAQWVTLFGFIYILFMVANIVNDLFQKIKAVFLFQG
- the spoIIIAD gene encoding stage III sporulation protein AD, which codes for MIIEILQIVGIALVSTFLALVVKEQKPNIAFLLVVFVGCAIFLFLVDQIAAIIQMVERIALNAKVNTVYVETILKIIGIAYIAEFAVQITKDAGQGSIASKIELAGKILILAMAVPILTVLVETILNMIPN
- the spoIIIAB gene encoding stage III sporulation protein SpoIIIAB; its protein translation is MIKIIGAILILASTSWGGMEFSKLLSQRPKQIRALKSALQSLEAEIMYGHTPLHEASRRLAEQLNEPLHSFFAGFAERLLKEDTTVKEAWTASLHEIWKKTAMKDSELEIMKQFGETLGRHDRFSQQKQIMLTLTHLEREEEEAREIQGKYEKMIRSLGFLSGLLIVILLM